Proteins from one Luteibaculum oceani genomic window:
- a CDS encoding CCA tRNA nucleotidyltransferase, giving the protein MSVKEKLEQEYHPQLLELEQVGNYKSLESRFSELEKILNSEPFVGIRKAVKKLDQPAYIVGGYVRDFLLQRPCKDIDFVIEGSGLDFAKESARSLHLPVKSVNTFANFGTAAFRYRDYELEFVGARKESYREDSRNPSVEAATIAEDQLRRDFTINALAIDLRENELGKIVDPFDGISDLQKGIIKTPTDPNITFSDDPLRMLRAIRFASQLNFNLTAEVFDAIKHNVERIRIISQERITTELNKILGSPKPSVGFKLLFKTGLLQEIFPEMAALHGVESINGKKHKDNFYHTLEVIDNICVETDNLWLRWSALLHDIAKPKTKRFHPKQGWTFHGHEDLGAKMVPKIFKRMRLPLDRKMKYVQKLVALHLRPIALTKEEATDSAIRRLLFDAGEDLEDLLTLCRADITSKNEGRVKRYLENYTKVERKLKTVEEKDRIRNMQPPISGEEIMEHFKIGPSREVGIIKNAIKDAILDGEITNEREEAWQFMIAKGKELGLESGK; this is encoded by the coding sequence ATGAGCGTGAAGGAGAAATTGGAACAGGAATACCATCCTCAATTATTAGAATTAGAGCAAGTGGGGAATTACAAATCATTAGAAAGTAGATTTTCCGAACTAGAAAAAATATTGAACTCGGAACCCTTTGTCGGAATACGAAAAGCGGTTAAGAAATTAGATCAACCCGCCTATATTGTTGGTGGATATGTAAGAGATTTTCTACTTCAGCGTCCTTGTAAGGACATAGATTTTGTTATTGAAGGGAGCGGCTTAGATTTTGCAAAGGAGAGTGCAAGGTCGCTTCATCTTCCCGTTAAATCCGTAAATACTTTTGCCAATTTTGGTACGGCTGCTTTTCGCTACCGAGACTACGAATTAGAATTTGTAGGTGCTAGAAAAGAGTCATACCGAGAAGACAGCAGAAACCCTTCGGTTGAAGCTGCAACTATTGCTGAAGACCAACTGAGGAGAGACTTTACCATCAATGCCCTGGCCATTGATTTACGAGAAAATGAGCTGGGAAAAATTGTAGACCCCTTCGATGGAATCTCCGATTTGCAAAAGGGAATTATAAAAACGCCAACCGATCCAAACATTACATTCTCGGACGATCCATTGCGAATGCTGCGCGCCATTCGATTTGCATCGCAGTTAAATTTTAACCTTACTGCCGAAGTATTCGATGCCATAAAACACAATGTGGAACGCATTCGAATTATCTCTCAAGAACGCATTACCACTGAACTAAATAAAATTCTGGGTAGCCCAAAACCCTCGGTGGGGTTTAAATTGCTTTTCAAAACGGGCTTACTTCAGGAAATTTTCCCCGAAATGGCCGCCTTGCACGGCGTAGAATCTATTAATGGAAAAAAGCACAAAGACAACTTTTACCACACCTTAGAGGTAATAGACAATATCTGTGTGGAAACCGATAACCTTTGGTTAAGATGGTCGGCCCTACTCCATGATATTGCCAAACCAAAAACTAAAAGATTTCACCCAAAACAAGGATGGACCTTTCACGGTCATGAGGATTTAGGTGCCAAAATGGTGCCCAAGATTTTTAAAAGAATGCGCCTGCCCCTGGATCGTAAAATGAAATACGTTCAAAAGCTTGTCGCACTGCACTTAAGGCCTATTGCCCTAACAAAAGAGGAAGCCACAGACTCGGCCATTAGACGACTTTTGTTCGATGCTGGTGAGGATTTAGAAGATCTTCTTACCCTATGCAGGGCGGATATTACCTCTAAAAATGAAGGCAGAGTTAAGCGATATCTAGAAAATTACACCAAGGTAGAACGCAAACTAAAAACGGTTGAAGAAAAAGACCGTATAAGAAATATGCAGCCTCCAATCTCCGGGGAGGAAATAATGGAACATTTTAAAATTGGACCATCGAGGGAAGTAGGAATTATTAAAAACGCCATCAAAGACGCTATCCTAGACGGAGAAATAACCAACGAAAGAGAAGAAGCCTGGCAATTTATGATCGCCAAAGGTAAAGAGCTAGGATTGGAAAGTGGGAAATAA
- a CDS encoding L-threonylcarbamoyladenylate synthase gives MNMDLKEAAKVVKDGGVILYPTETICGLGCDARNQKAIDRIFEIKNRPKSKSVLSLFSSEQMLLRHFKDIPDVAWELMELATTPTTVILDNPVGLAPGAVSEEGTAAVRWVKSGLVHELIEMVNVPLTSSSVNISGEPPALTVKKVPAYIKEQVDYVLYEREGEIGTGIPSSIIRIRASGELQIIRK, from the coding sequence ATGAACATGGATTTAAAAGAAGCTGCCAAGGTTGTAAAAGACGGTGGGGTAATCTTATATCCCACAGAAACCATTTGCGGTTTGGGTTGCGATGCCAGAAACCAAAAAGCTATTGACCGCATTTTTGAAATTAAAAACAGACCAAAAAGTAAAAGTGTTTTGAGCTTATTTAGCTCAGAACAGATGTTACTTAGACACTTCAAAGACATTCCCGATGTGGCTTGGGAACTCATGGAATTAGCCACCACCCCCACCACAGTTATTTTAGACAATCCTGTTGGACTAGCCCCAGGTGCAGTTAGTGAAGAAGGTACTGCTGCTGTTAGATGGGTAAAAAGCGGCCTCGTACACGAATTAATTGAAATGGTAAATGTACCTTTGACCTCCTCTTCGGTAAATATATCGGGAGAACCACCGGCCCTCACGGTTAAAAAGGTGCCGGCCTATATTAAAGAGCAGGTAGATTACGTGCTGTATGAGCGTGAAGGAGAAATTGGAACAGGAATACCATCCTCAATTATTAGAATTAGAGCAAGTGGGGAATTACAAATCATTAGAAAGTAG
- a CDS encoding SRPBCC family protein: MKVLKFLGFTVLTIVALYLIIAAVSSKDVVVERSTEMPYSPETVFNAVNDFNQYQEWNAWFKLDPNVEYAVSGDGKSIGDTWSWKSDNPNVGEGQMTHKEAVPGKSIINEMTFKGMDGTSSDVWIFEETENGGTAITWKAEMEAPFLMRPFFSTVMESGIGPLFEQSLTNLEAHIEATKWKGFEEGTEGPFEYISIAGHIPVEQMAEFFPKNIAALFAHLEKNNIEPAGAPMGIFYSWGDSTKLEVAIPVADEVKTTKTIKKGSIAEGKAVTYMHVGSHESSEATHYKMDEYIQKKGHEFAGPVVEIYFDNPEEVAEEELRTKIIYFIK, from the coding sequence ATGAAAGTTTTAAAGTTTTTAGGTTTCACCGTGCTAACGATAGTAGCACTATACCTAATTATAGCAGCTGTTAGCTCTAAAGATGTAGTTGTAGAGCGCAGTACAGAAATGCCTTACTCACCCGAGACTGTATTTAACGCCGTTAACGACTTTAATCAGTACCAGGAGTGGAACGCATGGTTTAAACTAGACCCCAACGTAGAGTATGCCGTATCTGGAGATGGAAAATCTATTGGCGACACCTGGTCTTGGAAAAGTGATAACCCAAATGTTGGTGAAGGTCAAATGACGCACAAAGAAGCGGTTCCTGGAAAGAGCATTATCAACGAAATGACTTTCAAGGGAATGGACGGAACATCTAGCGACGTTTGGATCTTTGAGGAAACAGAAAATGGTGGAACAGCCATTACTTGGAAAGCAGAAATGGAAGCACCTTTTTTAATGCGTCCGTTCTTTAGCACTGTTATGGAATCTGGAATTGGGCCATTATTTGAGCAAAGCTTAACCAATTTAGAAGCACATATTGAAGCAACAAAATGGAAAGGTTTTGAAGAAGGAACAGAAGGACCTTTTGAATACATTTCAATTGCTGGACATATTCCTGTAGAGCAAATGGCGGAATTTTTTCCAAAAAACATTGCAGCTTTATTTGCTCATCTTGAAAAAAACAACATCGAACCAGCTGGTGCTCCAATGGGTATTTTCTACAGCTGGGGTGACAGTACCAAGCTAGAGGTTGCTATCCCAGTAGCGGATGAAGTTAAAACCACCAAAACCATAAAAAAAGGAAGCATTGCAGAAGGAAAAGCTGTTACCTATATGCATGTAGGATCTCATGAATCTAGTGAGGCAACACACTACAAAATGGATGAATACATCCAGAAAAAAGGACATGAATTTGCTGGACCGGTGGTAGAAATCTACTTCGACAACCCAGAAGAAGTTGCTGAAGAAGAACTGCGTACAAAAATCATTTACTTCATTAAGTAA
- a CDS encoding glycosyltransferase family 9 protein encodes MDKILIVQTAFIGDAILASSLVQTVLRNRKDVELHLLVRKGNEGLFKNHPNIKKVWIWDKAKKYKSLFGLIPTIRKAKFDWIFCVQRFGTMGLLTTLSGAKKKVGFRKNPWALFFDFKIDHQIGDGTHEISRNAMLLTPWLGTQPTAEPPHLVIGEKELNKVRTYADEKEFICLFPASVWFTKQLPFEKWLELIAKHPDQKIYIMGAPGDKLLGDNLISQTQHKNIENLCGKLNLLESAALMTKARMNYVNDSAPLHLASATQSKVTAFFCSTIPQFGFGPTQPDAKIIETKTELKCRPCGLHGKKSCPEGHFKCGREIEVPTLKS; translated from the coding sequence ATGGATAAAATTCTAATTGTTCAAACGGCCTTTATTGGGGATGCCATCCTAGCCAGTTCACTGGTGCAAACGGTTTTAAGAAACCGAAAGGATGTGGAACTTCACCTGCTGGTACGCAAGGGAAATGAAGGACTATTTAAAAATCACCCCAACATTAAGAAAGTTTGGATATGGGATAAGGCGAAAAAGTACAAGTCGCTTTTTGGCCTTATCCCAACAATTAGAAAAGCAAAATTCGATTGGATATTTTGTGTGCAGCGCTTCGGAACCATGGGTCTTTTAACCACCCTTTCTGGTGCCAAAAAGAAGGTTGGATTTCGGAAAAATCCCTGGGCTTTGTTCTTCGATTTTAAAATAGACCATCAAATAGGCGACGGCACGCACGAAATTTCCAGAAATGCAATGCTTTTAACTCCCTGGCTTGGGACCCAACCTACCGCCGAACCGCCGCATTTGGTCATTGGTGAAAAGGAGCTCAATAAAGTACGGACCTATGCAGATGAAAAGGAATTTATCTGCCTATTTCCAGCCTCCGTATGGTTCACAAAGCAGCTTCCTTTTGAAAAATGGCTGGAATTAATTGCAAAGCACCCCGATCAAAAAATATACATTATGGGTGCGCCTGGGGATAAATTATTAGGCGACAATTTAATTTCCCAGACCCAACACAAGAACATTGAAAACCTTTGTGGCAAATTAAACTTGCTCGAATCGGCTGCCTTAATGACCAAAGCGCGCATGAATTATGTAAATGATTCTGCTCCACTCCACTTGGCCAGCGCTACACAAAGTAAAGTGACTGCCTTTTTTTGCTCTACCATTCCACAGTTTGGGTTTGGTCCAACACAACCCGACGCCAAGATTATAGAGACGAAAACTGAATTAAAATGCAGACCCTGCGGATTGCACGGTAAAAAATCTTGCCCCGAGGGACATTTTAAGTGTGGTAGAGAAATAGAGGTTCCTACGCTTAAATCATAA
- a CDS encoding 2,3,4,5-tetrahydropyridine-2,6-dicarboxylate N-succinyltransferase, whose translation MQNIIEAAWEDRSLLEKKETQEAIEQVISDLDNGKIRVAEPTDNGWKVNEWVKKAVVLYFPIKKMETIEVGCFEFHDKIPLKRGYQEKGVRVVPHAIARHGSYVAKGVVMMPSYVNIGAYVDGGTMVDTWATVGSCAQIGKNVHLSGGVGIGGVLEPLQAAPVIIEDGAFIGSRCIVVEGVKVGKEAVLGANVVLTKSTKIIDVSGDKEVIYRGEVPPRSVVIPGSISKSFPAGTYNVPCALIIGKRKESTDLKTSLNNALRDFDVAV comes from the coding sequence ATGCAAAACATCATTGAGGCGGCGTGGGAAGATCGTAGCTTATTGGAGAAAAAAGAGACTCAAGAGGCAATTGAGCAAGTAATTTCGGATTTAGATAACGGTAAAATTCGCGTAGCAGAACCTACCGATAATGGATGGAAAGTAAACGAATGGGTTAAAAAGGCTGTAGTTCTTTATTTCCCAATCAAGAAAATGGAGACCATTGAAGTAGGTTGTTTCGAATTTCACGATAAAATTCCTCTAAAGCGAGGATACCAAGAAAAAGGTGTTCGCGTTGTGCCTCATGCCATTGCAAGACACGGATCCTACGTTGCAAAGGGTGTAGTAATGATGCCATCATACGTAAACATTGGAGCCTATGTAGATGGAGGAACCATGGTGGATACCTGGGCTACGGTAGGATCTTGTGCTCAGATTGGCAAAAATGTGCATTTATCAGGTGGCGTTGGTATTGGAGGAGTTTTAGAACCCCTACAAGCTGCCCCCGTAATTATCGAAGATGGCGCCTTTATCGGTTCTCGCTGTATAGTAGTAGAGGGAGTTAAAGTTGGAAAAGAGGCCGTTTTAGGCGCAAATGTTGTGCTAACTAAAAGCACTAAAATAATCGATGTTTCTGGCGATAAAGAAGTAATTTATCGTGGAGAGGTACCACCACGATCTGTGGTTATTCCTGGGTCTATTAGCAAGTCGTTTCCCGCTGGTACCTACAACGTCCCATGTGCCCTTATCATTGGAAAAAGAAAAGAGTCTACCGATTTAAAGACCTCTTTAAACAATGCCTTAAGAGATTTTGACGTTGCCGTATAA
- the ruvX gene encoding Holliday junction resolvase RuvX, translating into MSRILAIDYGAKRCGLAETDDLQIVASRLGMVPAEELMDFLKGYIQKHKCETIVFGEPFRASGEHSDIWTEIEAFAKKVKERFPDINIAFVDERFSSKMAMESLIQAGVKKSKRREKGMLDAQSATIILQDYLNHRY; encoded by the coding sequence GTGTCGAGAATTCTAGCCATAGATTATGGAGCCAAGCGTTGTGGTTTGGCCGAAACAGACGATTTGCAAATTGTTGCAAGCCGTTTGGGAATGGTGCCTGCAGAAGAGTTAATGGACTTTTTAAAAGGCTATATCCAAAAGCATAAATGCGAAACCATTGTTTTTGGAGAACCCTTTAGAGCCAGTGGGGAGCATTCGGATATTTGGACGGAAATTGAAGCTTTTGCTAAAAAAGTAAAAGAACGTTTTCCAGATATTAATATTGCTTTTGTAGACGAGCGTTTTAGCTCGAAAATGGCAATGGAAAGTCTTATACAGGCTGGAGTGAAGAAGAGCAAAAGAAGAGAAAAGGGAATGCTAGACGCACAAAGCGCTACCATTATTCTTCAAGATTATTTAAACCATAGATATTAA
- the def gene encoding peptide deformylase, translating into MILPIVAYGHPVLKKEAEEIDQDYPNLKELIANMFETMYAANGVGLAAPQIGLGIRLFIVDASPFAEDPEEGDDPAEIELLKNFKKVFINPIIEEESGKEWPFAEGCLSIPDIREEVKRKPEVVISYYDENWELKEETYSGFAARVIQHEYDHVEGILFTDRIHPLKRNMLRGKLDDIAKGKIDVHYKMKFFTKKKGR; encoded by the coding sequence ATGATACTACCAATTGTCGCCTACGGGCATCCCGTATTAAAAAAAGAGGCAGAAGAAATAGATCAAGATTACCCCAACCTTAAGGAGTTAATAGCCAATATGTTCGAAACCATGTACGCCGCAAATGGTGTGGGATTGGCTGCTCCGCAAATTGGATTGGGTATTCGTTTGTTTATTGTAGATGCAAGTCCCTTTGCCGAAGACCCCGAGGAGGGTGATGACCCTGCCGAGATTGAATTGCTTAAGAACTTTAAAAAGGTTTTTATTAACCCCATAATTGAGGAGGAATCTGGAAAAGAATGGCCTTTTGCTGAAGGTTGTTTATCTATCCCGGACATTAGAGAAGAGGTAAAAAGAAAACCGGAAGTGGTAATCTCATACTACGACGAAAACTGGGAGCTTAAGGAAGAAACCTATTCTGGATTTGCTGCGCGTGTTATTCAACACGAATACGACCATGTAGAGGGAATATTATTTACAGATCGCATCCACCCTCTAAAAAGAAACATGCTTAGGGGGAAATTAGACGATATCGCAAAAGGTAAAATCGATGTTCACTATAAAATGAAGTTTTTCACAAAAAAGAAAGGAAGATGA
- a CDS encoding tetratricopeptide repeat protein — MRIVGFLCVLVLAVSCTSVEPKASDAYSEEQIVDSLKAGHAKLEQDLPPAQIISQSKSQVKFAELLLEKNPNTVKLEKWLFEGGKAGRTAGEFEKAIKLFDAYLERYPKGEKSAEIIFLKGFIYDEDLKNKEKARENYQRLLDEFPKHDLADDAEALITQLYMTPEEILQMLEEKSQQPE, encoded by the coding sequence ATGAGAATAGTTGGATTTTTATGTGTTCTTGTATTAGCGGTTTCTTGCACAAGTGTTGAGCCTAAGGCTTCGGATGCTTATTCTGAGGAGCAAATTGTGGATAGCTTAAAGGCTGGACATGCCAAGTTGGAACAAGATTTACCTCCGGCCCAAATTATTAGCCAGTCTAAAAGTCAGGTGAAGTTTGCTGAGCTTCTGCTAGAGAAAAATCCCAACACGGTTAAACTAGAAAAGTGGTTGTTCGAAGGGGGGAAAGCTGGAAGAACGGCTGGTGAGTTCGAAAAGGCTATTAAGTTGTTCGATGCTTATCTTGAAAGGTATCCCAAAGGCGAGAAGTCAGCAGAAATAATATTTCTTAAAGGGTTTATTTACGACGAGGATTTGAAGAATAAAGAAAAGGCTCGCGAAAATTATCAGCGTCTTTTAGACGAGTTTCCAAAGCACGATTTGGCAGATGATGCAGAAGCACTTATTACCCAGCTGTACATGACTCCTGAAGAGATTTTACAGATGTTGGAGGAAAAATCTCAACAACCAGAATAA
- the folP gene encoding dihydropteroate synthase — protein MSQPSNPSFSLNIKGQIHNFSEPVVMGILNINADSFYSGSRVNESELLSRVETMLLEGMDMLDLGAQSSRPGASEMPEETETKILTAAVSALRNRFPELIISVDSYRKLPQKACLDLGSDLINNIGIDGSDELLAPLAVEYFAPYIAMHMRGTPQNMITKSEYKNVLQETIYELSAKVNFLKKQGVIDLIIDPGFGFSKTPSQSLELLKNLVWFKEFELPILAGISRKSMFYKTLEINPEEALNATTFGNTIALQNGASILRVHDIKEAVELKKLHTAMYH, from the coding sequence TTGAGTCAGCCATCAAACCCAAGTTTCAGCCTAAATATCAAGGGACAAATTCACAATTTCTCTGAACCTGTAGTAATGGGTATTTTAAATATCAATGCAGACTCCTTTTACTCGGGCTCTAGAGTAAACGAAAGCGAATTACTTTCTCGTGTGGAAACTATGTTGCTAGAAGGAATGGATATGCTGGATTTGGGCGCTCAAAGTAGTCGACCTGGAGCCTCAGAAATGCCGGAGGAAACTGAAACGAAAATTCTAACTGCTGCGGTATCGGCGCTGAGAAATAGATTTCCCGAATTAATTATTTCAGTAGACAGTTACCGAAAGCTTCCGCAAAAAGCTTGTTTAGATTTGGGTTCGGACCTTATCAATAACATAGGTATTGATGGAAGTGATGAACTTCTTGCTCCCCTGGCTGTAGAATATTTCGCTCCATATATTGCCATGCATATGCGTGGAACACCCCAAAACATGATCACCAAATCGGAATACAAAAACGTACTACAGGAAACGATTTATGAATTATCTGCGAAGGTGAATTTCTTAAAAAAGCAAGGGGTTATAGACTTAATAATAGATCCGGGATTTGGATTTTCTAAAACGCCAAGCCAAAGCTTAGAACTACTAAAAAACCTTGTCTGGTTTAAAGAGTTTGAGCTCCCAATTCTGGCGGGAATTTCGAGAAAGAGCATGTTCTATAAAACACTGGAAATCAACCCCGAAGAGGCCTTAAACGCCACCACGTTCGGAAATACAATTGCCCTACAAAACGGGGCCAGTATCCTCAGAGTTCACGACATAAAAGAGGCGGTGGAACTTAAAAAGTTGCACACCGCCATGTATCATTAA
- a CDS encoding DUF1599 domain-containing protein, protein MKSDKTLNQYRSAAGLCSDLFHKKMKDYGTAWRILRPSSLTDQLFIKAQRIRTIQEASTQKIAEGEQDEFIGLVNYSVLALIQMELGEDAPLEMDFDTVSDLYKGQLKKAEDLMIQKNHDYGEAWRDMRVSSLTDLILQKLLRVKQIEDNKGKTLVSEGIDANYLDIINYSLFSLIHLNEEN, encoded by the coding sequence ATGAAAAGCGACAAGACTCTAAATCAATATAGAAGCGCCGCAGGTTTGTGCAGTGATCTTTTCCACAAAAAAATGAAAGATTACGGAACAGCATGGCGCATTTTAAGGCCCAGTTCTCTTACCGATCAGTTGTTTATTAAAGCGCAGCGAATTAGAACCATACAAGAAGCGAGTACGCAAAAAATTGCAGAAGGCGAGCAAGACGAGTTTATCGGCTTGGTAAACTATTCGGTTTTGGCATTAATACAGATGGAACTCGGTGAGGATGCCCCACTTGAAATGGATTTTGATACCGTTTCTGATTTGTACAAAGGGCAGTTGAAAAAAGCCGAGGATCTAATGATTCAAAAAAACCACGATTATGGCGAGGCGTGGAGGGATATGCGCGTAAGTTCCCTTACCGATTTAATTCTCCAAAAGTTATTACGTGTTAAACAAATAGAAGACAATAAAGGTAAAACCCTAGTTTCGGAGGGTATTGATGCCAACTATTTAGATATTATCAATTACAGCTTATTCTCACTAATCCACCTAAACGAAGAAAATTAA
- a CDS encoding DoxX family protein produces the protein MRPLVLIARILVGSLFIVSGLIKANDTLGFSYKLVEYFEPGVLNLEFLIPLALPLAFLICLVEIVLGALVLFGYRMKLSAWLLLGMIVFFTFLTFYSAYFNKVTDCGCFGDAIKLTPWESFYKDVVLLVFILIIFIARNKVEENSVVQDKIILPISLVLIVLFSLGMLGWSFPWIFTIILFAGYVAAKYGLKLQSDIPAIAWVKIVTIAFAAHTLYYLPIKDFRPYAVGKSIPEGMKSAEELGLEAPEYATDYKLKKKGGSEEQTVRSDVYMQNKMWESWDFVEAVGQPYKVKDGYEPPIHDFGIMSVDGEDVTQKLLSESNPSFFVIFYDINKADESASEDLNALVAEAKTKGVKVYALSASPIDEISEYKFRNKSYLEFYQADAIVLKTIIRSNPGLMLMKNGVIQGKWPATDLPTLTEALAELK, from the coding sequence ATGAGACCACTTGTCTTAATTGCTAGAATTCTTGTTGGATCCCTGTTTATTGTGTCGGGATTAATTAAAGCGAACGATACCCTTGGGTTTTCCTACAAACTGGTAGAGTATTTCGAGCCAGGGGTGTTAAACCTAGAGTTTTTAATTCCTCTTGCACTGCCATTAGCCTTCCTAATTTGTTTAGTAGAAATAGTTCTAGGTGCATTAGTGCTGTTTGGATATAGGATGAAATTAAGTGCCTGGCTTTTGTTGGGTATGATTGTGTTTTTCACCTTCCTAACCTTTTACTCAGCCTACTTTAACAAGGTAACTGATTGCGGTTGCTTTGGAGATGCCATTAAGTTAACACCGTGGGAGTCTTTCTACAAGGATGTAGTTCTATTGGTTTTCATTCTCATAATTTTCATCGCAAGAAATAAAGTAGAGGAAAATTCAGTTGTTCAGGATAAAATTATCCTCCCAATTTCACTAGTGCTTATCGTTCTGTTTAGTCTGGGAATGTTAGGATGGAGCTTCCCGTGGATATTTACCATTATTCTGTTTGCGGGGTATGTAGCGGCTAAATACGGACTTAAACTGCAGTCGGACATTCCAGCAATTGCATGGGTGAAAATTGTTACCATAGCCTTTGCTGCCCATACACTTTATTATTTGCCAATAAAGGATTTTAGACCCTATGCGGTGGGTAAAAGTATTCCTGAGGGAATGAAAAGTGCAGAAGAGCTTGGCCTAGAAGCCCCGGAATATGCTACCGATTACAAACTGAAGAAAAAGGGTGGAAGCGAAGAGCAAACGGTAAGGTCTGATGTGTACATGCAAAACAAAATGTGGGAATCATGGGATTTTGTAGAAGCTGTTGGGCAACCGTATAAGGTTAAGGATGGTTACGAGCCACCTATTCACGATTTTGGAATTATGAGTGTGGATGGGGAGGACGTTACTCAAAAGTTACTCTCGGAATCAAATCCTAGCTTTTTCGTGATATTTTACGATATCAATAAAGCCGATGAAAGCGCATCGGAAGACCTAAACGCATTGGTGGCAGAAGCAAAGACTAAGGGGGTTAAGGTATATGCACTATCAGCTTCTCCAATCGATGAAATTTCGGAGTATAAGTTTCGTAACAAAAGCTATTTGGAGTTTTACCAAGCCGATGCCATTGTTTTAAAAACCATTATTCGTTCTAATCCTGGGCTTATGCTCATGAAAAATGGCGTGATACAGGGTAAATGGCCTGCTACGGATTTACCGACCTTGACAGAAGCCCTTGCGGAATTAAAATAA
- a CDS encoding ABC transporter permease has translation MLGFVLKKFLYGSSLLFGVLSLVFLLFAVNPVDPARMLGGQFTDEATLTSIRAKYGLDKSLSEQYLNYLERLSPIGFSEGLEIKAPDLGLSYRSGRPVWDILAETIPNSFILALFSIGLAMILGVLLGAFAAFKKGEGWDKFIIAISALGMAGPSFFVGMLISWLFGFKWSESFSLPIVPILLLVLYVFIYPKLKRAPRGKWVNVVFLGILAASFWLPGIEMGGTGLDMTGSLYEIDPFKGRVLNLKSLILPTLTLGIRPLSVIVQLTRNSLLDVLSSDYIRTAKAKGLSDTKIFIHHALAPALNPVITAASGWFAGMLAGAVFVEFIFGWRGLGLELFEALQNEDQPVVMGAVLFFAAVFVIINILVDISYAYLDPRIRLNKS, from the coding sequence TTGCTGGGATTTGTCCTAAAAAAGTTTCTTTATGGCAGCTCGCTCCTTTTTGGGGTGTTAAGCTTGGTATTTTTGCTTTTCGCAGTTAATCCAGTAGATCCTGCGCGCATGTTGGGTGGGCAATTTACCGATGAGGCTACCTTGACTAGTATTCGCGCTAAATATGGCTTGGATAAATCCCTTAGCGAACAGTATTTAAACTACCTAGAGCGCTTATCACCCATAGGATTTTCCGAAGGGTTGGAAATAAAGGCTCCAGATTTAGGATTGAGTTATAGAAGCGGGCGCCCGGTATGGGATATTTTAGCCGAAACGATTCCAAATTCTTTTATTCTCGCCCTTTTTTCAATTGGATTGGCCATGATTTTGGGTGTGCTTTTGGGGGCATTTGCCGCCTTTAAAAAAGGAGAGGGGTGGGATAAGTTTATCATTGCCATATCGGCCTTGGGAATGGCCGGACCTTCATTTTTTGTGGGAATGCTAATATCCTGGTTATTCGGTTTTAAATGGTCAGAATCTTTTAGCTTACCTATTGTTCCCATTCTGCTTTTGGTGCTATATGTTTTTATATATCCCAAATTAAAAAGAGCACCCAGGGGAAAGTGGGTAAATGTTGTTTTCCTTGGCATACTAGCAGCCTCGTTTTGGCTTCCGGGCATTGAAATGGGCGGGACTGGTTTAGATATGACCGGGTCCTTGTACGAAATAGATCCATTTAAAGGCAGGGTGTTAAATCTAAAGAGTTTGATTTTGCCAACCTTGACCTTGGGAATTAGACCTTTGTCGGTAATTGTCCAACTCACAAGGAATTCGCTCCTCGATGTGCTGAGTAGCGATTATATTCGCACCGCAAAAGCGAAGGGGCTTTCGGATACCAAGATTTTTATTCATCATGCATTAGCTCCAGCTTTAAATCCTGTTATTACGGCCGCCTCGGGGTGGTTTGCAGGCATGCTGGCTGGTGCAGTTTTTGTAGAGTTTATATTTGGTTGGAGAGGTTTGGGGCTGGAGTTATTCGAAGCGCTCCAAAACGAAGACCAACCGGTAGTAATGGGTGCAGTATTATTTTTTGCAGCCGTTTTTGTAATTATTAATATTCTGGTAGACATCAGTTATGCCTACCTAGATCCAAGAATTAGATTAAATAAATCATGA